A DNA window from Ornithinimicrobium humiphilum contains the following coding sequences:
- a CDS encoding bifunctional allantoicase/(S)-ureidoglycine aminohydrolase has protein sequence MSSYATPPGGLPPQTRLTTDRARFTQAYAVLPRGTMRDIVTSLLPGWRDTRLWVLARPLSGFAETFSQYVVEVSSGGGSDRPEDDPRAEAVLFVVGGTVVLTLDGQEHALGSGGYAYLPPGADWTLRNDGAEVATFHWIRKAYQPIDGVDVPQAFVTHESQVEAVAMPDTDGAWCTQRFVDPGDVRHDMHVNIVTFEPGGAIPFPETHVMEHGLYILEGKAVYLLNEDWVEVEAGDFLWLRAFCPQACYAGGPGRFRYLLYKDVNRHARLAF, from the coding sequence ATGAGCAGCTATGCCACCCCACCCGGTGGGTTGCCGCCGCAGACGCGGCTCACCACCGACCGGGCGCGCTTCACCCAGGCGTATGCCGTGCTCCCGCGCGGCACGATGCGCGACATCGTCACCAGCCTGCTGCCGGGCTGGCGCGACACCCGGCTGTGGGTGCTGGCCCGGCCGCTATCCGGCTTCGCCGAGACCTTCTCCCAGTACGTCGTCGAGGTCTCCTCCGGTGGCGGCTCGGACCGGCCGGAGGACGACCCGCGGGCCGAGGCGGTGCTCTTCGTCGTGGGCGGCACGGTGGTGCTGACGCTGGACGGGCAGGAGCACGCGCTGGGGTCCGGGGGCTACGCCTACCTGCCGCCGGGGGCGGACTGGACCCTGCGCAACGACGGCGCCGAGGTCGCGACCTTCCACTGGATCCGCAAGGCCTACCAGCCGATCGACGGGGTCGACGTGCCGCAGGCCTTCGTCACGCACGAGTCGCAGGTCGAGGCGGTGGCGATGCCCGACACCGACGGGGCGTGGTGCACGCAGCGGTTCGTCGACCCGGGCGACGTCCGGCACGACATGCACGTCAACATCGTCACCTTCGAGCCCGGCGGGGCTATCCCGTTCCCCGAGACGCACGTCATGGAGCACGGGCTCTACATCCTCGAGGGCAAGGCGGTCTACCTCCTCAACGAGGACTGGGTCGAGGTCGAGGCCGGCGACTTCCTGTGGCTGCGGGCGTTCTGCCCCCAGGCCTGCTACGCCGGCGGGCCGGGGCGCTTCCGCTACCTGCTCTACAAGGACGTCAACCGCCACGCGCGGCTGGCGTTCTGA
- the pucL gene encoding factor-independent urate hydroxylase — protein MGISLGSNRYGKAENRVVRIYRDTPRHTIRDLNVSTALRGDFARAHTDGDQSDVLPTDTQKNVAFALAKEVGVPSPEEYAVALARHLVGAVPRATGAQVRVEEQAWDRIPVEGVDGGHDHGFVRRGTETRTVVVTVSGRDADQRTWVVSGLEDLTVLKSTGSEFRGFLTDGYTTLEETTDRVLATSLTARWRWEDPGGVAFDEAYDAVRATLLSTFATTYSRALQETLYAMGRAALETDPRLAEIRFSAPNKHHFLYDLARFGIDNDGEVFHAADRPYGLIEASAVRDEASDPGEAWTDVRSFL, from the coding sequence ATGGGGATCAGCCTCGGGAGCAATCGCTACGGCAAGGCCGAGAACCGCGTCGTGCGGATCTACCGGGACACCCCGCGGCACACGATCCGCGACCTCAACGTCTCCACGGCGCTGCGGGGCGACTTCGCCCGCGCGCACACCGACGGTGACCAGTCCGACGTGCTGCCGACCGACACGCAGAAGAACGTCGCCTTCGCGCTCGCCAAGGAGGTCGGCGTCCCCTCGCCGGAGGAGTATGCCGTGGCGCTGGCCCGGCACCTCGTCGGCGCCGTGCCGAGAGCGACCGGCGCGCAGGTGCGGGTCGAGGAGCAGGCGTGGGACCGCATACCCGTGGAGGGGGTGGACGGCGGTCACGACCACGGCTTCGTGCGGCGCGGCACCGAGACGCGCACCGTCGTCGTGACCGTCTCCGGCCGGGATGCCGACCAGCGCACGTGGGTCGTCTCCGGCCTGGAGGACCTCACCGTGCTCAAGTCGACCGGCTCGGAGTTTCGCGGCTTCCTCACGGACGGTTACACGACGCTCGAGGAGACCACCGACCGCGTGCTGGCGACCTCGCTCACCGCGCGCTGGCGCTGGGAGGACCCCGGGGGCGTGGCCTTCGACGAGGCCTACGACGCGGTGCGGGCCACGCTGCTGAGCACCTTCGCCACCACCTACAGCCGGGCGCTGCAGGAGACCCTCTACGCGATGGGGCGGGCCGCCCTCGAGACCGATCCGCGGCTCGCCGAGATCCGGTTCTCCGCACCCAACAAGCACCACTTCCTCTACGACCTCGCCCGCTTCGGGATCGACAACGACGGCGAGGTCTTCCACGCCGCCGACCGGCCCTACGGGCTGATCGAGGCGTCCGCCGTGCGCGACGAGGCCTCCGACCCCGGCGAGGCGTGGACCGACGTGCGGAGCTTCCTGTGA
- the uraD gene encoding 2-oxo-4-hydroxy-4-carboxy-5-ureidoimidazoline decarboxylase translates to MSGLAFDALPEDEARALLDGCLGVDRWVAEVLAGRPYGDRAALLASADLAARRLSPAEVDQALAGHPRIGERPSAGHNVQASRREQAGVDPAAGDTAARLAAGNAAYEERFGHVFLIRAAGRSAEEILAELDRRLANNPDTERAEVADNLRQIALLRLEQAV, encoded by the coding sequence GTGAGCGGGCTGGCGTTCGACGCCCTGCCGGAGGACGAGGCGCGGGCCCTGCTCGACGGGTGCCTCGGCGTGGACCGCTGGGTTGCGGAGGTGCTGGCCGGGCGACCCTACGGCGACCGCGCGGCGCTGCTGGCCTCCGCCGACCTCGCCGCCCGGCGCCTCTCGCCCGCGGAGGTCGACCAGGCGCTGGCCGGGCACCCGAGGATCGGCGAGCGACCGTCGGCCGGGCACAACGTCCAGGCCTCCCGTCGGGAGCAGGCCGGGGTCGACCCGGCCGCGGGCGACACCGCGGCCCGGCTCGCCGCCGGCAACGCCGCCTACGAGGAGCGCTTCGGCCACGTCTTCCTCATCCGCGCGGCGGGTCGCTCGGCCGAGGAGATCCTCGCCGAGCTCGACCGCCGCCTGGCCAACAACCCGGACACCGAGCGTGCCGAGGTCGCCGACAACCTGCGGCAGATCGCGCTGCTGCGGCTCGAGCAGGCGGTCTGA
- the uraH gene encoding hydroxyisourate hydrolase — MASLSTHVLDTALGRPARGVRVELSTPDGAPLGEGTTDADGRVPRIGPELLPHGDYVLTFATGAYHAATGQRGFYPSVSVTFTVSSDEHHHVPLLLSPHGYSTYRGS, encoded by the coding sequence ATGGCGTCGCTGTCCACCCACGTCCTCGACACCGCCCTCGGCCGACCGGCCCGCGGCGTGCGGGTCGAGCTCTCCACCCCCGACGGCGCCCCGCTGGGCGAGGGCACGACCGACGCCGACGGGCGGGTGCCCCGGATCGGGCCCGAGCTGCTGCCGCACGGCGACTACGTGCTGACCTTCGCCACCGGCGCCTACCACGCGGCCACCGGCCAGCGGGGGTTCTACCCCTCGGTCTCGGTGACCTTCACGGTCTCCTCCGACGAGCACCACCACGTGCCGCTGCTGCTCAGCCCGCACGGCTACTCGACCTACCGGGGCAGCTGA
- a CDS encoding DUF6986 family protein, protein MSDPDLTAALTAELDEMLREADAKLVARFPGDAPTRQPVHTVYVPADRYDADLVARWGEEARTTLTEHEGALADLLGGQADEVLPLVADKLASEPIEDLRVDLEDGYGPRPDDVEDGHVDAAASALARTRLEGTAPPFSGIRFKSLEAPTRARGVRSLTRFVDGLVSEGDDLDGVVVTLPKVTSLDQVAAMVHACERLEAALGLAPGTLRFEIQVETPQSILGPDGTALVARMIHAGASRVTGLHYGTYDYSAYCGVAGPYQSLEHPVADHAKLVMQAAAAGTGVRLSDGSTNVLPVGDAAQVRDAWALHSRLVRRSLERGYYQGWDLHPGHLPSRFAATYAFYREHLPAAGARLRAYLGRTGGGVLDEPATARALADLVVRALDCGAVRPAEAEEATGVATAELLALARPRRA, encoded by the coding sequence ATGTCCGACCCCGACCTGACCGCCGCGCTGACCGCCGAGCTGGACGAGATGCTGCGGGAGGCCGACGCCAAGCTGGTCGCGCGCTTCCCCGGCGACGCCCCGACCCGGCAGCCGGTCCACACCGTCTACGTGCCGGCCGACCGCTACGACGCCGACCTGGTGGCCCGCTGGGGCGAGGAGGCCCGCACCACGCTCACCGAGCACGAGGGCGCGCTCGCCGACCTGCTCGGCGGGCAGGCCGACGAGGTGCTCCCCCTCGTGGCCGACAAGCTGGCGAGCGAGCCGATCGAGGACCTGCGCGTGGACCTCGAGGACGGCTACGGCCCGCGGCCGGACGACGTCGAGGACGGGCACGTCGACGCGGCGGCCTCCGCGCTGGCCCGCACCCGCCTCGAGGGCACCGCCCCGCCCTTCTCCGGCATCCGGTTCAAGAGCCTCGAGGCACCCACGCGGGCCCGGGGCGTGCGCAGCCTCACCCGCTTCGTCGACGGGCTGGTCTCGGAGGGTGACGACCTCGACGGGGTCGTCGTCACCCTGCCCAAGGTCACCAGCCTCGACCAGGTGGCGGCGATGGTGCACGCCTGCGAGCGCCTGGAGGCCGCCCTCGGCCTCGCCCCGGGCACGCTGCGCTTCGAGATCCAGGTCGAGACGCCCCAGTCGATCCTCGGCCCGGACGGCACGGCGCTCGTCGCGCGCATGATTCATGCCGGCGCGAGCCGCGTCACCGGGCTGCACTACGGCACCTACGACTACTCCGCCTACTGCGGCGTCGCCGGGCCCTACCAGTCCCTCGAGCACCCCGTCGCCGACCACGCCAAGCTGGTCATGCAGGCGGCCGCGGCCGGCACCGGTGTGCGGCTCTCGGACGGGTCCACCAACGTGCTGCCGGTCGGGGACGCGGCCCAGGTCCGCGACGCGTGGGCGCTGCACTCCCGTCTCGTCCGCCGCTCCCTCGAGCGTGGCTACTACCAGGGCTGGGACCTGCACCCGGGCCACCTGCCGAGCCGGTTCGCCGCGACCTACGCCTTCTACCGCGAGCACCTGCCCGCCGCGGGGGCCCGCCTGCGCGCCTACCTCGGACGGACCGGCGGCGGGGTGCTCGACGAGCCGGCGACGGCGCGGGCGCTGGCCGACCTCGTGGTGCGCGCCCTGGACTGCGGCGCGGTGCGGCCCGCCGAGGCCGAGGAGGCCACCGGCGTCGCGACGGCCGAGCTGCTCGCGCTGGCCCGCCCGCGACGGGCCTGA
- a CDS encoding TIGR00725 family protein — translation MQQRGYVGVVGPGEGAGPEHVRLAEEVGGLLARAGLVVVTGGLGGVMDAAARGAERAGGTSLGLLPGPDRLGASPHSTLTVPTGLGELRNGLLVRSCDALVAVGSSWGTLSEVALATRTGVPVVLLAWGSLTDHLPSPLPLAGTPQQAVATVLGLLGLPSDTLG, via the coding sequence ATGCAGCAGCGCGGCTACGTCGGGGTCGTCGGCCCCGGCGAGGGGGCGGGTCCGGAGCACGTGCGCCTCGCCGAGGAGGTCGGCGGCCTCCTGGCCCGCGCCGGCCTGGTCGTGGTCACCGGCGGTCTCGGCGGCGTGATGGACGCCGCCGCGCGTGGTGCGGAGCGGGCGGGCGGCACCAGCCTCGGTCTGCTTCCCGGACCCGACCGGCTGGGCGCCTCCCCGCACAGCACCCTCACGGTGCCCACCGGCCTCGGCGAACTGCGCAACGGACTGCTCGTGCGCAGCTGCGACGCCCTCGTGGCCGTCGGCTCGAGCTGGGGCACCCTCAGCGAGGTCGCCCTCGCGACCCGCACCGGGGTGCCCGTGGTCCTGCTGGCGTGGGGCTCGCTGACCGACCACCTGCCCTCTCCCCTGCCCCTGGCGGGCACGCCGCAGCAGGCCGTCGCCACCGTGCTCGGTCTTCTCGGTCTGCCGTCCGACACGCTCGGCTGA
- the allB gene encoding allantoinase AllB — translation MAGADLDLVVRARRAVVGGRERPAVVGVRDGRIVMVGDGDDLPAAARTVELGEDEVLLPGLVDTHVHVNEPGRTEWEGFASATRAAAAGGVTTIVDMPLNSLPPTVTVDALREKQAAARDQVWVDVAFWGGAVPAHLGDLAALHEAGVMGFKCFLADSGVEEFPALDPETFARAAAETARLRTLLVVHAEDHATLAAAVADPPSTDYAGFLASRPPEAELVAIRRVVEEARRTGGRMHVLHLSAADAVPVLRTARAGGVDVTAETCPHYLAVAAEDVPVGGTEFKCCPPIREQDNQDRLWQALVDGDIDLVVTDHSPSTADLKHLDTGDFGTAWGGISSLQLGLPTVWTEARRRGVPLTSVVRWMATAPADRVGLTTKGRIQVGADADLVVLAPDEEWEVDVTALHHRNPVCAYAGRRLSGRVRRTWLHGIPVDPEGPARGRLLERGRA, via the coding sequence GTGGCCGGAGCCGACCTGGACCTCGTCGTCCGTGCGCGCCGCGCCGTGGTCGGCGGCCGCGAGCGCCCGGCGGTCGTGGGGGTGCGGGACGGCCGCATCGTCATGGTCGGCGACGGTGACGACCTGCCCGCGGCCGCCCGGACCGTCGAGCTGGGCGAGGACGAGGTGCTGCTGCCGGGCCTGGTCGACACCCACGTGCACGTCAACGAGCCCGGGCGCACGGAGTGGGAGGGCTTCGCCAGCGCGACCCGGGCCGCCGCGGCGGGCGGGGTGACGACGATCGTCGACATGCCGCTCAACAGCCTGCCCCCGACCGTCACGGTCGACGCGCTGCGGGAGAAGCAGGCCGCCGCCCGCGACCAGGTCTGGGTCGACGTCGCCTTCTGGGGCGGCGCGGTCCCCGCCCACCTCGGCGACCTCGCGGCCCTGCACGAGGCGGGCGTGATGGGCTTCAAGTGCTTCCTCGCCGACTCGGGCGTCGAGGAGTTCCCCGCGCTCGACCCCGAGACCTTCGCGCGCGCCGCCGCGGAGACCGCCCGGCTGCGGACGCTGCTCGTCGTCCACGCCGAGGACCACGCCACGCTGGCGGCCGCGGTCGCCGACCCGCCGTCGACCGACTACGCCGGCTTCCTCGCCAGCCGCCCGCCCGAGGCCGAGCTGGTCGCGATCCGCCGCGTCGTCGAGGAGGCCCGTCGCACCGGTGGGCGGATGCACGTGCTCCACCTGTCCGCCGCCGACGCGGTGCCGGTCCTGCGCACCGCCCGGGCCGGCGGCGTCGACGTCACCGCCGAGACCTGCCCCCACTACCTGGCCGTCGCCGCCGAGGACGTGCCGGTGGGCGGCACCGAGTTCAAGTGCTGCCCGCCGATCCGCGAGCAGGACAACCAGGACCGGCTCTGGCAGGCGCTCGTCGACGGCGACATCGACCTCGTCGTCACCGACCACTCCCCCTCGACCGCCGACCTCAAGCACCTCGACACCGGCGACTTCGGCACCGCCTGGGGCGGCATCTCCTCCCTCCAGCTCGGGCTGCCCACGGTCTGGACCGAGGCCCGGCGCCGTGGCGTGCCGCTCACCTCCGTGGTGCGCTGGATGGCCACCGCGCCCGCCGACCGCGTCGGCCTGACGACCAAGGGCCGCATCCAGGTGGGCGCCGACGCCGACCTCGTCGTGCTCGCCCCCGACGAGGAGTGGGAGGTCGACGTGACCGCGCTGCACCACCGCAACCCGGTCTGCGCCTACGCCGGCCGCCGCCTGAGCGGGCGGGTCCGCCGGACCTGGCTGCACGGCATACCCGTGGACCCGGAGGGACCGGCGCGGGGACGACTGCTGGAGAGAGGACGCGCATGA